A region of the Lycium barbarum isolate Lr01 chromosome 1, ASM1917538v2, whole genome shotgun sequence genome:
TGAATATTGATTCTTCTAGGTCTTTGGTTCAATGTCATAAGGTAAACATAGCTCATAGAAAACACGGCTCTTGAACCAAGTCAAATTAATTATCCCCAAGTGAATTCCTTcgtcattgaaaaaaaaaaaaaaaaacaaagaagaagagaaaacagCTAGAACTCAATACCAAACTAGTTGGGTTGTCAACATGAAATCTTTTCTGCTATATCTGAACTTGTATGTTGATGGTACAACTAGTAATAGCAAAACTGgagtttattaaaaaaaaaaaaaaggcaacccGGTGCACGGAGCATCCGCATTAATAGGGTCCAGGGAAGGGCCGCACCCCAAGGGGTGTGATGTGGACAAcctaccctaatgcaagcattagtggctgATTCTATCGCTCGAATCCGTGACCTTTAGGTCTCACAGAGACAATTTCTATGCGTATATAtaaaggtctgcgtacatcctaccctcctcagacacttgtgggattacactgggttgtTAATCAATGATGCGTTTTatcatatactccctccgttttataataagtggtgtttttagcttggggcacacctcttaagaaaacTACTCTCTCTTAGAAAGTAAGAAGTGTTTTTACTTACCTTTAATCAAATGCCTTGAAAAAGAAATAGATCTTTAATTGTTTCTTGGTCATGCATGTGAAACTACATCTATTTAagtaagggtaaaattggaagaaaataattaatgccttcttgattttgtgaaacaccacttattttaaaacaaaatgaaaaggtaaaaacaccacttattttgaaatggagggagtaatagatAAAGAATTTGTTTGATGCTAAAGAGAAAATTGATTGATGGGACTATTGATTTCTCATATAGAGGTTTTATGCATTTTCAGTATTTGAGATGCTGATCGATTTTTGTTTTCCCCTCGTTATTCTGTCATCTTGTGCAGCTATTTGTTTTGCTTtgaagatgattttttttttagcttcccCTTTAGAAAACGAAAAGAAAAAAGTGTCTTCTTGAGTATTTTATTTATGCAGTGGTCAACCTAATGTTAACTTTTTTCTGCTGCTCTTATAGTTCTGATTACATTTGCTTCTGTTGCATCTAATTCTTATGTCATGGTTCATTGGTCATTAACAGGGAATCAGGTGAGCCTAGTAAGAGGAAGTCATATTTACCAGCCGACAAGCAATTCTTGATAACTAGAAATGGTACCTATCTACAACCATCATCCTGCTAGTAGTTTTCATAAAATTCAATGTGTTTGGGGCAACTACGAGCTAGCTAATTGATGTGTGCATGATGACTTCATTCTTTCACTTAATTAGTGATAAATTTACACCTTTTTATTAGAATAACTCGATTTAACTTAAGCAAACTAATCTTGCTAGACTTAATTTAAGCAAACTAATCTTGCGAGACTTAATTAAGCTAAACTAATCTTGAAAATAAACCAAAAAGCTAAGGAGTAAGTTCTGTTCAGTAGTTGAACATTAATAGTTTTAACACAATTGATGTATCCATGTAACTTTTGGGTATGTTATTCCGATGTCAGAaattgaaggggagccttggagcAACGGTAAAGTTGTCTCCGTGTGACCTATTGATCATGGGTTCAAGCCGTGGAAACAACCACTAATCCTTGCATTAGGGTAGgttgtctacatcacaccccgtGGGGTGCTGCAaacgcgggatgctttgtgcaccaggCTGCCCTTTTTATCCCGATGTCAGTAATTGATCATCATCAGAATCCAGAACTGATGAATCTCTAATACTAACTTGTTAAACCTTTTTATGCAATTTCAAGAGCGTACTGAGAAAGAGAGGTTTCATAATCTAATAGGACGAACAATATTGATGCTCATGGAAGTAGCCATGAGGTAAGGAAACTGAACTCATTTGGTTACCTTTGACTCAAAAAGGAAACTGGACTCATAACTTTGTTGCCCAACACATGTTATGCTCAGCATCTTTTTGTTTCAAGTGATATCCTGATGATCTTGGGAAGTGACTATGTGGTTAGGAAGTAGGACTAAGAACTGTATTGCCTAAGACATGTTATGCACTGAATCTAAGTGTTTCAATCGGCCCCTAGTATATCAAGTTAACCATCTTGCTAAGGATACTTTTGTGGCCTAATGCTATATCTTCCTCTGTTGCTCACTAATCCTCTCTTTGGAATtggtaattttttatttattttgagcTTTCTAATCTTCAACGACTTCTTAAGAATTTTAGCACCCCATCCCGACTTAAAGAAGGTGGAACTCTGTATCTTTGTAGTTCTCTTCGCCATTCTTTTAGATATTTCTTCATTCATAGGCATTCTCTACTTGTCTCATAGgtaccaaaaagaaaaagaatgtaaAACTTTTATTATGCACCAGTATAGATCATGTGTAGGAGTGGAAAAGGGGCGGGTTGGGTCGGATATGGGCGGGTCAAAAACGGGTTAAACAAAAATGGATAAAATATCCGACCCACCCATATTTAACACGGATAAATAATGGGTCAACCgacggataatatggatatccatattatccatcgTTTCAGGAATAATCAGGTTAGACCACAAGCTAAAAGCCAAAACAAGCTTAGACTCCCGTAAAGCAAGAACTCGTGAAAAATAATAAGCAGACcgattggtattgataatatggaTATACATATTATCCATCTGGATATCCATCTTTTAGTAGATACTAATATGAATAATATCCTAGTTGATCCATTTTTAAAAGGTCATTTATCTAACCCATATTTGATGGGTCGGATTAGATggttacttgtttttttttttttaaaaccatttTGCCAGCCCTAGTCACGTGCCACTTTAACTTTGTGCACAGTTCCTTGTCTGAGAAGAGCTGCATCAGTAGAGGAAGAATATGAGGCTGCTGGAGGTGAAGTTCTTCTTGATAACGAGGACAATGATGGTTGGCTGGCAACTCATGGCAAACCAAAAGGTATCTGGTATATCTATACTTTCCCATAACGAATTGAATTTTATCCATTTTGCCTTGTGACATTTTGACCCTTTTATTTCTTAGAAAACAATGGTGCTGAGGATGATAACTTGCCATCTATGGAAGCATTAGAAATCAGCAAAAAGAACACTATCCAGTCAATCCCATCATACTTTGGAGGTGAGGAAGAGGAAGACATACCCGACATGGGAGAGTATGAGGAAGCTGACAATCTTATAGAAACAGACCCTGTAAGAAGCTGCCTCTATATGCGTTTATTATAGTTTTAAGATCTGTGTGATTTATGATTAATCTCAACAGCCTACTGTTTCACCTTGTATTTGTCTATTTGATCTTAAAAAGTCCTACTACAATGGTTTCGTACAGAATCGTGATCCAATCTGTTGGCTACTTGGCTATAGCTGTTCATGCTCATAAACTAAAATACCTGATGCTATATTTCCATGGTCTTTGATGATGATTTTCCTGGTGCTCTAATTGAGAGGTCATATAAAAAGTTCTTTTCATTTCGTTTGATGAATTGCTCTCCTTATAAGTTATAACATCCATGATGTTTAGAGTTAGAAATACATCTATTCTACAAATAATGTAGTTTAGAATTATAGAAAAAAGGGCAGctcggtgcacaaagcatcccgcgttagcagggtctagggaagggccgcacccctaggggtgtgatgtagacagcctaccctaatgcaagcattagtggctgcttcCACGGCCCCCAAGTTTAGAAATAGAATTGTTTAAAGCCAACCGGGTGGTATTGGTAGTTTTTGAAACAGCTAAAGCTAGATACTGAATAGCTTAGAAGTGCTATGACTATTCACATGATTCCTCATTAGTGAAAAACTGTTAGGATCTCCTTGAAAGTAAGTTTATGGCTTACAGGGAAGGCTTgataactcccccccccccccccccccccccctctttcaaATCTTGCTTGATAAACAAGAAAAAAATCTctcattttcttttgtttttttgtatccaatagttgccttcaatttgactTTCTCCTGGTATAAATATATATGACAAAATTCTTTTTTATACTGTTAGATGTAAGAAACTTCTTTTTTCAAACTTCCCAAAGCTGCTTTATCTTTCAGTTCAATGACTGCTGACTCCCTTCCCATTCTTTTCCAAAACAAAAGATAAAGAATGCTGCTCTGATATTTGTTTGTGCACAAAGTTCAGTTTGTTGAATCTCTGTAAATTATCAGCTTTGAGATTGTTCCATCTACAATACCAAAATGGTTAACTTCTCATGATTTCTTGCAGGCTACCCTTCAGACCACATATCTTGTGGCCAATGAGCCTGATGATGACAACATTCTAAGAACACGAACCTATGATGTCAGCATCACGTAAGTTAACTTCATTCATTAGATTTTGTAATCTTGTCTATTTCTTGCAATTCCCATTAAAGAGAAGTGCTTATTAACTATTATGTCAAATGTCTATCTGTACTTTTTGTAGGTATGACAAATATTATCAAACACCTCGTGTTTGGCTCACTGGATATGATGAGGTCAGTCAAAATAAAACGTTTAATTGCCTTAAATATATAATTATGTTGATGACTACATTTTTCACTTGTGTTTATGATGGAAAGAGTACGACATATTTGTGAAATAAACAACTTAGTAACCATACATTTGAGAAATGGATGATACAACGAGCGCTCACCTGGATTTTATGGgcgtctcttttttttttttttttttgcgggggTGGGGGTGATTAGTGGGGAAACTTACTGGGGTATTTATGAGAAATTTGGCTTTTCTTCTGTTACCTCTTATCCAAATATGAGAAGGTAATATTTGGGAAGCTTAAGTCAATGTGATACTTCGCGTGAGGTTGTTGTTCTACTTTATATCACTTGAAATATAATTTATGCTCATTTCTGCAGAATGATCCCAAGTCTGTTTTACTCTCCTTAGTCCTAATTCTATTTAAATTATACAAGATCTGCACAAAGATGAAATTTTGAACCCACGCGGTTCCCCTTGTTGAAATTCATGGAAATGTCTATTCTTAAGATGCTTTGAAATATCCTTGTACGTGAGTATATAAATTTAATGTTGCTTTTGGAAAAAGAAGATTCTCTTCTTTTTAAGGCATGCATCACGGTCTTCTGGGAAGCTTCATGATCTGATTGCAATACAGTGAACTCTGAATTTTTGCAACTGTGTTTAATAATATTCATCATGTGTAGTAAGCACTTCCTGATTTTATGTGGCAGTCAAGGATGCTTTTGCAGTCTGAGCGCGTACTTGAAGATGTCAGTCAAGACCATGCACGCAAGACGGTGAGATACATCTTTTAGGTCTAGATGCTATTTAGGGTCGAGCTTAAATAAGTTTTTCCATGCTGTAGATTGTTTGTAGATGAAAATGCAGTAGTTAGGGTCCAAGTAATACAAGACATTCAGAGTTGGAATTTATAAAATTGCTCCTTGTCTAACTCTTTGAGAAGTTTTAACGAAGATGGTATTGTTGTTTGCTCAGCAATCTCAGGGCTGTGCATTATTCGTCATAAGGAAGAAACTGATCAAGTGAATCAGTTCAGTTAACTCAGTGAATCAGTTCAGTTAACTCGTTTAGTTATTTAGAACAGCCATTCCTGCAAGCCTATATCACGGTCTAGTAGTTTGGTCATAGATGGTTGGATTCTTTCTTGCTAATTTGCATCTGGAGATCAAGTCTAAGCGCATGCATTCAACTTTTTCCAGATATTGTTTTCTTTATCATATTtgttcttttatttaaattaaaaaacTAAATGTGGCATAGTTTGTCAATATTGCATATGCCTTCATTTCCCTCCTACGACCACTTGCCGTCTCCTCTGCACTCAGATCATTGCTGTCTAATTGATCGGCAATCAAACACTTCTATACACACTTTATTTCTCCCTCCCTCcccactctcttctctccttcgAGCTCACCAATTGAGCCATTTTCTAAGAAATTCAACTGAATGAGGTAATGGTTTGTTTTGCACATCTGACGTCAATAACTCTGGAAGAGGCTCTATTTTTTCCCTTAGACATAATGGAGCTGGAATGCTTGCTTTGAGATGATGCAACCTATGTGTGAACAACATCCAGACCTCTGCTTGGGGTTTTCAAATCTCAACTCAATCTTTTTCTTGGTATCCGAAAAATGCCAAACTGATTTGCGAAACAGTAATAGCCGTATCTATTCGGTGCAAAACTGAACCCACCAGGGACTATTTCGTTTGACCAGCAGTATCCATTTATCTGGTTGAAATTTTTTGTTGTTGAACCAAATTATACATGGCAACTGAACAACTGTATGAGCTGTCACACTGATTATCAAGTTCCTTTCTTTTATAACCCTATTTCTTATTTAACTAAAACAAGTTTTCTGATGATGAATTCTTTTTAATCTTTCGTTCTCAACATTCTTAACTTAGGTGACCATTGAAGACCATCCACATCTGCCAGGGAAACATGCTTCCGTACATCCTTGCCGACATGGGGCTGTGATGAAGAAAATTATTGATGTTCTGATGTCGAGAGGAGTTGAACCTGAAGTTGACAAGTATACTCTAATTTCTCTTCTAGTATCGTTTTTCATTAAGCAGTATGCATAATTACACACATATAATACCCATATGATTTGGTTATGTGGGGATACTTACAACTCGTCGACGTATGCATGTGTGAATAAAGCATGCATGTTAGCATTTAAGTCTGTTACTATGTTGCATTCAAAGGAGCTATACTATGTAGCGACGAATCAGATGGAGGTTCTGTTCATTTTGGCATCTATTTTTTCAAGAAAGTTGATGCTTTGACATTAAAATTTTAGGCATTCACTGGTGTCTCCCCTGATAGTTGGTTAGTTACCATTGCATATTGTTCTAGAAATTCTATTTCATATCTGTGCACCATGGAAGGTTTCCTGCAGCTGCAGGAGCATATTTTAGCACTGGTTGACATGGTAGCAGAAATCATATATATGGGATGTCATGCGATAAAAAACAGAGTGCTCACCTTTTAAAGAAATCAATAGCCTTTTTGTTGGGAAAAAATTAGCACTATGGTGATGATTTCCAGTTTCATTTTTGACATGACTGAAACATTATTTCAACCCAACCCTCCTCCATCTAGCTTTTAGCAATGAACTCaagtttttgataaaaaaaaatgcagGAGTATGCTACTGACATCATTAGAATAGTTGGAAACAAAAATTCTTATTGATACTTTTATAGTGTAAGAGAACGATATAGTTCTTGTTTACTTGAGACTATTAGTTATCTACATTTATTCATTGCATATAAGAGAATCTCAATGAATCTTCCAACTTCGCCTCAAGTTGAAACAATTGGTGTCAGCtatatgaattctctatatctTTTCCGTTCTATTCAACTCAATTTCATCCCAATACTAATTTTTAGATAAATCAGGATTTCTCTAATTCTAACAGTTATCCCTATATGGTTAATTGATTATTCTCAACTAGTTTGTATTTCCTACGTGGGTCCTTTGTTTTAATTGTGTCATGCTTTGTTAAATCTTTATTGATTCAAAGAGATTTTAGGTCCTTTTAGATAACTTATTTCCATGAAATTTTTAATCTTTCCCATACCTTTTTATGAGCTTCAATCAAACTATCTATAAGCTGATCTCTCATTTTATCCTCTATGTTTGCTGCTTGCAACATCTGTCAGATGTAATATTTCAAATCTTGTCATATTTTATATGATCATACATCCAATTTAATATTCGCATTCCTACAATAGTCATCTGATGGATTTGTTAGGCCTTAAGGGTGAGTCAAGTAGTTTTCCTGGGAGTAAAATGTGCTTGTTTTAGACAGAAGATTTGAGACATATGTTGCCCAACAGCTGAAATGCATGATCTTCCTAAATTTGGATCTCCTTTTAGTTTCTCTGTTTCATCAGGTTTTGATCTCCTCTTGAATGTTGATCTCAAGCACCATTTGCAGGTACCTTTTCCTATTCTTGAAGTTTGTGGCTTCGGTTATTCCAACAATTGAATATGATTACACCATGGACTTTGATCTTGGTAGCAGCAGCACCTGATTTGCAGTCAACTACCTTCGGTTGGTATGTTATGTGAATTTCTtaagcttaacgtatgctctcGCCATTCACAGAAATAGACTTGTCCtctccggcccttccccggaccccgtgcatagcaggagcttagtgcaccgggctgccctttagaCTTGTCCTCTCCGCTAGTTAAATATCTATGGACAACCTTTTAAGGTTTTAATGAATTTAAGAACAAGTTATATCcttggttttaaaaaaaataaatatctCCATGTCGCAAGGGCCAAACTGAGCACTTTCTCAGCTTACACTTGTGTGCATAATTTCAATGCCCGGGGTTAGTTGGAAGGACCCCAACTCAAGTGATCTGATGGAAATCATAGTCTTTGTCCTTATTTAGATTCCATAGAGTGAAGAGTCTATTTACAGCGGAGTCTTTGGTTGAATTTTGGAGGGAGGTTTTATCTCATATTCTCTGGTGTTTCTTTTCTCTCCCCTCTGGGGGAGGGGACGCAGATATGgtgttcatttatttattttgaactaACTTGCGAAGATGATGATTATGGATGTTACTCCTACATTTTTCAGATAGATGCTGCACATAACATGAGAAGCAGCCAAATGATCTGATGACGATGCATCTGTTGGTGTCACGAGCATGTTACCAACAATTGTACATACTGTTAATAGACGTTATTCTGGATATGTGGAGCATGCATGATGATTTGTCAGCATGCCTTGTTTATTGTATATTAACAAGAAGAATTACGGTTACTTTGAGATTTAAGTTTGCACGATCCACTTGAAGCTTGAAATTGTTTATTAATGTCGTCTTCAAAAGTTAACTGAATGAAAGCAACAAAAACGATAGTGCTGCCTTCGAAGTGATGGTCTCTGTTTTCTGGATCTATTGTTTCtatttaataataaataaaatggggTTCTCTCCAATCTCATACTAGCAAATGTTGTTTTGTATTCGGGACTCTCTCCATGTTTCAAATGGACTGTGCTCTGAAATGGTAATATACCTAGAAACCTTGCTAGCTTCCTAAGTTATGACAACTGAATCACTACACAGAAGCGTGCCCCAAAAACTGCAGTGTCATGTCAATTTAAATTTTAAAGGTAGTTGCACATAATTATCCATAATAAGCGGAATTTGTAACTTAAAGAATAAAACAAATTACTTGCTATGGAAGGTAAAATTATTCTcaatgaatttaagttgaatccTTTCTTCTTAATAAAACATTTTGTTTATGCAGAGTACGGTAATGTCCCAAGTGAACGATCTTTAGATATCCGACCAAAATCCAACTTTGCAAGTTTTATTCGTACTTCCTCACATTCATTTCTTTTTGGTCCATCCACCAATTCAAAAATAATACTAAAAAATAATCTGAGAACTTTGAATGGTAAAAGAATGCAAACTCCGGATAACGAAAAAAGAATCAAGCTTTTTTTTTACTCCTTTTTTGTAGAAACTACTCCTCCTTTATAGTCACTACAAGATCAGTTTTTATCTCCTACAAtggttaaaaattaaaactgACAATCCAcaattaattttttaaactacTCCCACTTCCTTCATTCCCCTCCTCATAATTAGTTTTTTCAAGCTTCTCCTATCTTCATTCTTGCAGCATTGAGAATATTCTCTTTATATAAAATAACAAATTCGAATGCATCTCCTAgcacaaaaaaaattattattcatGGTTTAGTTTTCCACCACTTTCAACCTTTTCAAGATTTCTCTTCCAAATCATGTACACATATAGATTAAATTGAGTTTGAATTGAAAGATATAATTATTTGCTTCTTTTTTAGTTTGATTACATAAATCTTCTatgaaattaatattaatttctGATCTTTTTGCAGATCATTTACGGCAGGAGTAATTTGTATTTGGATGGCTTTTGTTGTTGTAGTTAGAACTTGTGGTATGCCTTGCCCTCAAACAGATTTCTTCAAATTGTGAGTTTTCATAATCTTTTTTAATTTCAATATTGCATGAATTTTTTATGGTACGATAATTATGGATCCAATCTTCGTTTTGCTTTACCATTTCATTTTATTATGTGTTCAATTATGTATAACAATCACCTTTTACTCCGTGTTATTGGAGAAAAAAGAAGCAGTTTGGAGTAGTAAGAGCAGAAGTTGGCTaaacttgaagaaaaaaaaatgaattgatcATAATTGTGGTAGTGGACTCAATACAGCATACTCCAATTAGAAATAATCAGTATTAAGTGATTTAAGCTGTTAATTTGTTTGGTAGAATATAAAATATGAATTCTCTCATATATAAACATGCTAGGTTTGAAGGGGAGCCTtgacgtaactggtaaagttgctgccatgtgaccacgaggtcacgggttcgagccgtagaaacagcctcttgcagaaatgcaaggtaagactgcgtacaatagacccttgtggtccggcccttccccggaccccgcgcatagcgggagcttagtgcaccaggGTTGTCTCCATAAACATGCTAGGTTAAAATTAGTATGAAGATTAAATTATTGCTTTAATTATTTGTAAACACCCAAAGGGAGAAGAATTAGTAAtttaagatatacaaaatattatGGAAGATAGTAATTACGTAATGTTTTCCCAACCTATAATCTTTGGTCAATATTAGTACGCAACGTAATAAGACTAAATAATCTGTTTATTATTCACTTTATTATTtagagaaaaggaaaaggaaaaaaaaatataaatttaaaaatgATTGAATTTAAAATATTGATAGACAATATTCTAAGTAAAGCTAATATTGTAGATGATCATAGCTAATAGTTTGTGTACTAACAATAATAATTTAATATGTCAAACAAATAAGATAGTCATACTTTTTGTGCTTAATTTTCTTTATATCGACCGCGCATCGCACGGGTATTAATACTAGTCTAAATAATAAAGCAACTAGAACTGCTCCAAAGATTGTGTGAACTGCTCCAATGTCTTGTGAAGATGTAACTTGCATAAGCCCAATACATTTTCCAAGTACTGTCTCCCCCTCAGTGGAATGAGTACCATAAAGTACTAATACCACCACTGAGGAAGATTCAATAAGTAGATCATGTATGACCTTATAAAATTCTGCAAATTTGCAAAGTTTACCAATTACACCACCAAATGTATCATGTATATCATtaatatatttgtgtatatcagtCTCATAGCTCCTGCAATGATTCATGTGTGTAATAATGACACCCTTACAGACCATCAGTGTGAAAGCTACCGGTCCTAGCCGACAGTATACAGATGATATACTGGCATATCCCCAACCTGCAAACTGT
Encoded here:
- the LOC132638691 gene encoding autophagy-related protein 3 isoform X1 → MVLSQLHGAFKGTVERITSPRTVSAFKEKGVLSVSEFVLAGDNLVSKCPTWSWESGEPSKRKSYLPADKQFLITRNVPCLRRAASVEEEYEAAGGEVLLDNEDNDGWLATHGKPKENNGAEDDNLPSMEALEISKKNTIQSIPSYFGGEEEEDIPDMGEYEEADNLIETDPATLQTTYLVANEPDDDNILRTRTYDVSITYDKYYQTPRVWLTGYDESRMLLQSERVLEDVSQDHARKTVTIEDHPHLPGKHASVHPCRHGAVMKKIIDVLMSRGVEPEVDNTICRYLFLFLKFVASVIPTIEYDYTMDFDLGSSST
- the LOC132638691 gene encoding autophagy-related protein 3 isoform X2 translates to MVLSQLHGAFKGTVERITSPRTVSAFKEKGVLSVSEFVLAGDNLVSKCPTWSWESGEPSKRKSYLPADKQFLITRNVPCLRRAASVEEEYEAAGGEVLLDNEDNDGWLATHGKPKENNGAEDDNLPSMEALEISKKNTIQSIPSYFGGEEEEDIPDMGEYEEADNLIETDPATLQTTYLVANEPDDDNILRTRTYDVSITYDKYYQTPRVWLTGYDESRMLLQSERVLEDVSQDHARKTVTIEDHPHLPGKHASVHPCRHGAVMKKIIDVLMSRGVEPEVDKYLFLFLKFVASVIPTIEYDYTMDFDLGSSST